The genome window ATTGGGATCTGCCCTGATTGGTATCTGCCCTGATTGGGATCTGCCCTGATTGTGATCTGCCCTGATTGGGATCTGCCCTGATTGGGATCTGCCCTGATTGGGATCTGCCCTGATTGGGATCTGCCCTGATTGGGATCTGTCCTGATTGGGACCTGCCCTGATTGGGATCTGCCCTGATTGGGATCTGCCCTGATTGGGATCTGTCCTGATTGGGATCTGCCCTGATTGGGATCTGCCCTGATTGGGATCTGCCCTGATTGGGATCTGCCCTGATTGGGACAGACTTGGCAGGTGAACATAACATGGAATCTCATTAATATCCTGTCCTTAGCCTGGTCAGTTATATCAAATCTGTAGAGATTCAAGTAGATGAGAAGAGGAAAGGATGGAGGGTTTTTTTGCGGGACAATTAAGAATACGACCAATCACACACGGGTGAACCTAAACCAAAGCCCTGTGGTGATGGTGTGGCTTCGGCTTCTACCTGTAGTGGTTTCTATGAAACCACCTGATACAAATGACTCTGTTTCTGCAGCTGGAGCTGCTCCCCATGATCCGGGCTGGGGTGGCTGGTTTTAAATGTTTCCTGATCCACAGTGGAGTTGAGGAGTTCCCTCGTGTGACTGACGAGGATCTGCACATCGCCATGAAACAGCTACAGGGCACAGGGAGCGTTCTCCTGGTAACTCACAGACAGATGGAAAATAAAACACACTCATATTTTCTTTCTGTTTTAACGTCTTTTAAGCAGCAGAGGTCAGAGAAAACTAACAAAGGCTGTCGCCGAAACTCGTCCGTTTGACTTCTGACTTACAGGGGCATGTTCACTATGGTAGTGATTTACAGGGACATATTCACTATGGTAGTGATTTACAGGGACATATCCACTATGGTAGTGATTTACAGGGACATATCCACTATGGTAGTGATTTACAGGGACATATCCACTATGGTAGTGACTAACAGGGACATTTCCACTATGGTAGTGATTTACAGGGACATATTCACTATGGTAGTGATTTTATCCACTATGGTAGTGATTTACAGGGACATATCCACTATGGTAGTACTGGTAGTGATTTACAGGGACATATCCACTATGGTAGTgatttactactactacactattccACTATTACTAGTATTTACAGGGACATATTCACTATGGTAGTGATTTACAGGGACATATCCACTATGGTAGTGACTAACAGGGACATATTCACTATGGTAGTGATTTACAGGGACATATCCACTATGGTAGTGATTTACAGGGACATATCCACTATGGTAGTGATTTACAGGGACATATTCACTATGGTAGTGATTTACAGGGACATATCCACTATGGTAGTGATTTACAGGGACATATTCACTATGGTAGTGACTAACAGGGGCATTTCAGTGAATACAGGTTTTCACTTTTTTCCAGTATAGACCTTTTAAACACGGTTCCTATCTACATTTTTTTAATGATAAACTTTTGATTTGACGCCCAATTCCTCATTCTAGAATTCACAGCTTcctcacaaacacactcactgcaTTGGAAAGGTGTGTGTTTTTGTAGTAATTCTATGTGACTTGTGTCTACTCTATCATATAAAACTTGTAAGCTATGGGGGCGAAACAATTATCTTAATTTATTAATCAATGTTATACACCTTATGACTAAGGGGTTAACAAATACCAACCTTGActtcttctcttttctctgtaGTTTCATGCTGAGAGGGATAACCCCCTGCcttcagaggaagaagagagggataacCCCCTGCcttcagaggaagaagagagggataacCCCCTGCCTTCAGAGGAAGCAGGTATCATTTTAACGTCGAAAAAATGAAGCAGTATTTTGCTACTGGTGTGTCAGAGTAATTTAACAGTATCTATAAGAACCATCCTCCtacttccatccccaccactgcTTTCCATAGACCCCAAGGAGTACTCCACTTTCCTCAAGTCCAGACCAGATGTTATGGAGTTGGAGGCCATTCGAACTGTCACTGAGCTCTGCCTGAAATACCAGTaagaactactactactactactactactactattactactactattactattactactgctactactactattattactattactattactactgctactactactattattactattactattactactgctactactactattattactactactactaccactactactactactactactactattactactactattactaccactactactactattactactattactactaccactactattattacaactattactaccactactactactattactactactactactactactattactaatactactgctactactactattattactattactattactattactattactactgctgctactactactactactactactactactactactactattactaccactactactactattactactactactactactactactactactactactactactattactattactactattactactattactactattactattactactattactattactactagtactactactactactactactaccactgctactactaccaccactacgatcactactactactactactactactattactactattactattactactattactattactactgttgctactactactattattactattactactacttctactactactactactaataccactactacaatcactactactactactactaccactactacactctttcctctctgcctccttctttcacctcaccctctcaccttccccagTCAGGCTCACAACTCCTccagtctactactactactactactacgatcactactactactactacaactactaccagtactactactactaccaccactacgatcacactactactactactactactactaccactacctatGCTACCtctagtactactgctactacaactactactactacctatgctactgctagtactactgctactactactatctctatgactactactactactactaccactaccactactactactactactactactactgctactactactactactacctatgctactgctagtactactgctactattactactactactactattgctaaaCACTTTCTACCACCTATTCCTATCTGCTAACCCTGCTAGTACTCTGCTCCCTACTACTCCTatctatgactactactactactgctaccaatactactgctactactactactactaccaccactactactaccagtactactgctaccactactactactactactaccattactaccacttcacccttctgaaaaaaacctacactcgatccctccgatgtcaacaattgaCCAGTTCCCCTTCTCCAGAAAACTTCTTGAACGTGCCTAcggccactactaccactactactactactactactactactactactactactactactactactactactaccactactactactactactacctatgatactgctaatactactgctactactactgatactactactactactactactactactactactactactactactactactactactactactgaatGCTCTCCAAATCACCTACTATCAACTAGACAGTACTACTACTGAGGCAATACTACTAACTCTTCTCCTATActgaccactaccactactactactactactactactactactactactactactactactactgatactactactactactaccagtactactactactactgctactactaagcTGTGTTATGTACTGTGCTGCTGTTTGAGTTCATATCTAATCGTTAGAGATCAGCAACCAGGTTTTAGAGATGCCCCTCTGAGTATTTCTCCTGGTTTTCTCAACATTCTATTTATTGACAATTTGTATATAAAACAAAAGTAGTAACATTTCAAATGTATAGAGGTTTTAAATCTAACTCTCTAGGGTGCATTGCCACATAGTGCACCTGTCCTTTGCCCAACCCTGGGCTCTGATGTGgactgtgtatgtctctctcaaggGTGCATTGCCACATAGTGCACCTGTCCTCTGCCCAGCCCCTGGCTCTGATCCAGGCTGCGAAGCAGGCCGGAGCCCCTCTGACGGTGGAGACCACCCATCACTACCTCAGCCTGTCTGCTGAACACATCCCTGCTGGGGCCACACAGTTCAAATGCTGTCCTCCCATCAGAGGGGTAGCTAACCAGGTACACCTCTCATCAGAGGGATATCTAACCAGGTAGACCTCTCATCAGAGGGATATCTAACCAGGTAGACCTCCCATTAGAGGGATATCTAACCAGGTAGACCTCCCATTAGAGGGATATCTAACCAGGTAGACCTCCCATTAGAGGGATATCTAACCAGGTAGACCTCCCATTAGAGGGATATCTAACCAGGTAGACCTCCCATTAGAGGGATATCTAACCAGGTAGACCTCCCATTAGAGGGATATCTAACCAGGTAGACCTCCCATTAGAGGGATATCTAACCAGGTAGACCTCTCATCAGAGGGATATCTAACCAGGTAGACCTCTCATCAGAGGGATATCTAACCAGGTAGACCTCCCATCAGAGGGATATCTAACCAGGTAGACCTCCCATTAGAGGGATATCTAACCAGGTAGACCTCATCATCAGTAGACCTCTCATCAGAGGGATATCTAACCAGGTAGACCTCCCATCAGAGGGATATCTAACCAGGTAGACCTCCCATTAGAGGGATATCTAACCAGGTACGCCTCCCATCAGAGGGATATCTAACCAGGTAGACCTCCCATTAGAGGGATATCTAACCAGGTAGACCTCTCATCAGAGGGATATCTAACCAGGTAGACCTCCCATTAGAGGGATATCTAACCAGGTAGACCTCCCATTAGAGGGATATCTAACCAGGTATGCCTCCCATCAGAGGGGTAGCTAACCAGGTACACCTCTCATCAGAGGGATATCTAACCAGGTAGACCTCTCATCAGAGGGATATCTAACCAGGTAGACCTCCCATTAGAGGGATATCTAACCAGGTAGACCTCCCATTAGAGGGATATCTAACCAGGTACGCCTCCCATCAGTGGGGTAGCTAACCAGGTACACCTCTCATCAGAGGGATATCTAACCAGGTAGACCTCTCATCAGAGGGATATCTAACCAGGTAGACCTCCCATTAGAGGGATATCTAACCAGGTACACCTCCCATTAGAGGGATATATAACCAGGTAGACCTTCTTCTTTATTTGAAcaattttctacatcgtagaataatagttgaagtcatcaaaactatgcagtaacacatatggaatcatgtagtaaccacaaaagtaTATATTCTATATtgtatattcttcaaagtagccaaagtaatgatggactactgtttctctttgattatttgagctgttcttgccataatatggacttgtttttTTACGAAATAGGGccgtcttctgtataccacccctaccttgtcacaacacaactgattggatcaaacgcattaagaaggaaagaaattccacaaatgtatttttaacaaggcatacctgttaattgaaatgcattccaggtgactacctcatgaagctggttgagagaatgctaagcgtgtgcaaagctgtcatcaagtcaaagggtggctactttgaagaatatcaaatataatttgatttgtttaacactttattggttactagatgattccatatgtgttattttatagtgttgatgtcttcaatattattctacaatgtagaaaatagtacaaataaagaaaaaccctggaatgagtaggcatgtccaaacttttgactggtactgtatatataattaaTGTTTCATTAATAAATGAAAacaagagacacagagaaagtgcAAATAAACAGAGAGACTGCGTACATACAGACAATAGAAGACTAACATAGACCACACCATCTCATTATATAACAGAAGTTAACACAGGGGCCAGTCATCCATCCACACCATCTCATTATATAACAGAAGTTAACACAGGGGCCAGTCATCCATCCACACCATCTCATTATATAACAGAAGTTAACACAGGGGGCCAGTCATCCATCCACACCATCTCATTATATAACAGAAGTTAACACAGGGGCCAGTCATCCATCCACATCATCTCATTATATAACAGAAGTTAACACAGGGGGCCAGTCACCCATCCACACCATCTCATTATATAACAGAAGTTAACACAGGGGGCCAGTCATCCATCCACACTGAACATGATGGTTATtaccaaaaaaatctaaaatgatCCATTACCTTCTACCCCTCCAGGAGCAGCTGTGGTCTGCCCTGAAGGCTGGTCAGATTGACATGGTTGTGTCGGATCACTCCCCCTGCACACCAGACCTGAAGAGATTGGACAGTGGGGATTTCACTCAGGCCTGGGGAGGGATCTCCTCCTTACAGTTCGGTAAGTGAGATCAATAAGAGATCAATTAAAGATCCAGTAGATATCCATTAGAGATCCATTAAAGATTCAGTAGAGATCCATTAGAGATCCAGTGGATCTATTAGAGATCCATTAAAGATCCAGTGGATCCATTAGAGATCCATTAAATATCTGGTATAGATCAAGTAGAGATCCATTAGAGATCCAGTAGAGATCAATTAGAGATCCATTAGAGATCAATTAGAGATCCAGTAGAGATCCATTAAAGATCAAGTGGATCCATTAGAGATCCATTAAGAGCATTAGAGATCCATTAAAGATCCAGTGGATCTATTAGAGATCCATTAAAGATCCAGTGGATCCGTTAGAGATCCATTAGAGATCAATTAAGGATCCAGTAGAGATCCATTAGAGATTCTTTAAAGATCCCTTAGAGATCCATTAGAGATCCATTAAAGATCCAGTAGAGATCCATTAAAGATCCAGTGGATCCATTAGAGATCCATTAAAAATACAGTGGATCCAGTAGAGATCCAATAGAGATCCATTAAAGATCCATTAAAGATCCATTAAATATCCAGTGAGATCCATTTAAGATCCAGTGGATCCATTAGAGATCTAGTAGAGAGCCATTAGAGAGCCATTAAAGATTCAGTAGAGATCCAGTAGATAACCATTAAAGATCCATTAAAGATCCAGTAGATAACCATTAAAGATCCATTATACATCCAGTAGAGATCCATTAGCTATTAGCCATACCTTGCCATCTATATATAGAATTTTCTGTGTGAGTAGTTACACATGgtggggcagggtagcctagtggttagagcattggactagtaaccggaaggttgcaagttcaaatccctgagcagacaaggtacaaatctgtcgttctgcccctgaacaggcagttaacccactgttcctaggccatcattgaaaatgggaatttgttcttaaatgacttgcctagttaagtaaaggtcaaataaataaaataaaacatagaaGCCTCATGtccaaccatagaaatataatagattatatttctatgtgtctGTCAGAGGCACCAAACGAAAAGGTATCTATCGTGTTGTTCTGTAAAACGTATTTATATCTTTTCATATACCATAAATTAATCATGTGGATCCAGTAGAGATCCAATAGAGATCTATTAGAGATCCATTAAAGATCCAGTGAGATCCACTCTCTAAACTCTAAACTCTGCTCCTGATGTTACTACTAATCCAGTCTCCTGCTACATGACAAAGTCCACAAGGAGATAAGCATAAAATACAGCGCTAGTTTACAAGACAGTTTAATTATTTACTGGCCAGTGACAGTGAACAGAGAAGAGATCTATCTGATCAAAGACTCCTGGCTTCGTGTGGTGGTtaatttctttactatcaaatgaggagagatgaacatatcacacaagtcagagttatagttaaactaaatctttattcacttattaataagggaccatatcaatacaacacacatatataaagtGAATCGATTGAGTGCTCTACGATAACGATGGCTGGTCGAATGAATCACCCTCAGATGATTCGTTGAGAGCCCCGAGACAAAGGTACAAaggtcttttatagccaagatacaccctcTTCAAGCTgcatgacaaacaacagatgtatggaatgggtcacaaggttaagatttgtatgaaagatacttaTAATGCACAGAAGACGGTATCTACTGTGAAAAAAAACTGTTCTCGTTGTGTAGAGATCATGGTCTGGCCATGGTGGTCATCTGGCCCTGGTGGTCATCTGGTCCTGGTGGTCATCTCTCCCTGGTGGTCATCTCTCCCTGGTGGTCATCTCTCCCTGGAGGTCATCTGGCCCTGGTGGTCATCTCTCCCTGGTGGTCATCTGGCCCTGGTGGTCATCTGGCCCTGGTGGTCATCTGGTCCTGGTGGTCATCTCTCCCTGGTGATCATCTGGCCCTGGTGGTCACCTGGCCCTGGTGGTCATCTGGCCCTGGTGGTCATCTGGTCCTGGTGGTCATCTCTCCCTGGTGATCATCTGGCCCTGGTGGTCATCTGGCCCTGGTGGTCATCTGGCCCTGGTGGTCATCTGGTCCTGGTGGTCATCTGGCCCTGGTGGTCATCTGGCCCTGGTGGTCATCTGGTCCTGGTGGTCATCTGGCCCTGGTGGTCATCTGGTCCTGGTGGTCATCTGGTCCGGGTGGTCATCTGGCCCTGGTGGTCATCTGGTCCTGGTGGTCATCTGGTCCTGGTGGTCATCTCTCCCTGGTGGTCATCTGGTCCTGGTGGTCATCTCTCCCTGGTGGTCATCTCTCCCTGGTGGTCAAATGGCCCTGGTggtcatctctccctggtaccgTATAgaaacagaaacattaactcatgctctggaacATGGTCTTGTTAGGTTTATCACCCCAAAGCATCGTAACCCCCCCCCGGGAAAATCTTGGACCCATTCAAACAATTAATACCACACATAGCAGGCTATAGTATGtattccaccctccctctcccaggcTATAGTATGTattcagctctccctctcccaggctATGGTATGTATTCAGCTCCCCCTCTCCCAGGCTATAGTATGTattcagctctccctctcccaggctATAGTATGTattcagctctccctctcccaggctATAGTATGTATTCAGCTCCCCCTCTCCCAGGCTATAGTATGTATTCAGCTCCCCCTCTCCCAGGCTATAGTATGTattcagctctccctctcccaatctatAGTATGTATTCAGCTCCCCCTCTCCCAGGCTATAGTGTGTATTCAGCTCTCCCccggtcttctcttgagagccatgtctgcctacggcggcctttctcactAGCAAGGcaatgctctctctcactctctctctgtctccatctgtctctctctctctctctatcaattcaattcaattcaatttaagggctttattggcatgggaaacatatgttaacattgccaaagcaagtgaggtagataatatacaaaagtgaaataaacagtaaaaactaacagtaaacattacacatacagaagtttcaaaacaatcaagacattacaaatgtcattatgtatatatatgtcacgttctgacctttatttcctttgttttgtatttatttagtatggtcagggcgtgagtttggGTGGGCagcctatgtttgtttttctatgattttgggatttctatgttttggcctagtatggttctcaatcagaggcaggtgtcattagttgtctctgattcagaatcatacttcggtagcctgggtttcactgtttgtttgtgggtgattgtctatattgattgcttgtgtcagcacgGTTCCCATTAGCTTCACgatttcgtttattgttttgtatattgtgtttcagtgttcagtgttttctttattcaATTTCAccacattttggtcctccgatccttctcgcctcttctcttcagatgaagaggaggacgaccgtgataatatacagtgttgtaacaatgtacaaatggttaaagtacacaagggaaaaataaataagcataaatatgggttgtatttacaatggtgtttgttcttcactggttgaccttttcttgtggcaacaggtcactaaTCTTGCTGcggtgtctctaatatggtcagacaatgggcaggaggttaggaagtgcagctcagtttccacctcattttgtctctctctgtctctctctattgtctctctatctctctctctctatttacaaagccattttgggtttactacctttttatttgtgcatttttattgttcaggaATGTGGTGGGTcgtctcttcgttcgctggactttatcctgctgactgttccaaatgtcagaactgaatttggtaaaagggcttttatgtcctctggccatcgtcttggaacgccttacaaaatacttttaaactggaagaacttgtcctgattggtatttttaaatcgctgatgaatgatcttgaggctgattccctgacctgtcaatgtttttaatttgctgttttatactcttgtgaattcaatagtttttactagattacttgtaatttttcatgttgtctgtctgtaattttttcgtaatgacttggtgctgcctatcttggccaggaccctcttgaaaaagagattttaatctcaatgagcccttcctggttaaataaaggttaaataaaatacaaaaaattgtctctctctattgtctctgtctctctttgtaatgtatctgtctctctgtctatctgtctctcactatctcaggtctgtctctgttctggaCGTCAGCCAGTAAGAAGGGTTTCACTCTTCCAGACGTGGTGAGGCTCCTCTGCCAGCGCACTGCACAACTCTGTCGCCTTGACAACCAGAAGGGGAGCCTTGTTCCCGGTCACGATGCAGACCTGGTCATATGGGACCCAGAGAAGGAGTTTGAGGCCAGTATTATAGGAGAGGGATTCACTAAGACAAAGAACACACAGTCTTTCATTGTATCACAACTGTTCATTTGTTGGTTTTGTGCTCAGC of Oncorhynchus gorbuscha isolate QuinsamMale2020 ecotype Even-year linkage group LG15, OgorEven_v1.0, whole genome shotgun sequence contains these proteins:
- the zgc:103559 gene encoding allantoinase, mitochondrial; the protein is MEPGSTVSAVRSSRVLCGTEIRPALIVIKEGKIHKILPDSSGSTGDTAAGCEVLDVGDQLVMPGIVDCHVHVNEPGRTTWEGFWTATRAAAAGGVTTIVDMPLNSIPPTTTLDNFHEKMAAASGKCFVDTAFWGGVIPGNQLELLPMIRAGVAGFKCFLIHSGVEEFPRVTDEDLHIAMKQLQGTGSVLLFHAERDNPLPSEEEERDNPLPSEEEERDNPLPSEEADPKEYSTFLKSRPDVMELEAIRTVTELCLKYQVHCHIVHLSSAQPLALIQAAKQAGAPLTVETTHHYLSLSAEHIPAGATQFKCCPPIRGVANQEQLWSALKAGQIDMVVSDHSPCTPDLKRLDSGDFTQAWGGISSLQFGLSLFWTSASKKGFTLPDVVRLLCQRTAQLCRLDNQKGSLVPGHDADLVIWDPEKEFEVKDASIHHKNKLTPYLGLTLLGEVSVTIVRGRVVYKQGSFSPTPLGKHLLLPQGTTQVSLCDGEKTEGTQASR